The nucleotide sequence tggagatgctctgacccagtcatctagccatcacaatttggcccttgtcaaagtcgctcagatccttatgcttgcccatttatcctgcttctaacacatcaacttaaaggtcagaatgttcacttgctgcctcaTTTATCTCacctactgacaggtgccacgataacgagattatcaatgttattcacttcaactGCCAGTGGTCAtactgttatggctgatcagtgttaATGAATAAGGGATTAGGGAATGCCAAAAGGGAAGTACATAGAAATGTAAGTTACATTTGTCAACAAAAACAGCAggtttgagaaaaatatgaaatacatttaagttAAAATGACATCCCAAACATGGCTGCGCAACATTTGCTTATGGCTATCCAAGAGTACATATTTGTGACAACCGAAATGTCCCTCATCAGTTGTATTGAGTGTGTATGTTCATTAAATCAATAcaaaagggagagaaagcatcaataataatttgtcattcttagaaaaaatattgaattgtgTAAATGCAAATAGGGGGTACGGATCCAGCTGCTTTTGCGCCATTGAAAAAACAATGTGTGTTAAACCAATAGagtagatatacagtggatataaaaagtctacacacccctgtgaaaatgccaggtttttgtgatgtaaaagaatgaaacaaagataaatccacttttaatgtgacctataatgtgaacaattcaattgtagATGTGATTGCGGCCTGAACTTTAGGTGCCAGGCCTCAAACTGTTGTATCTATGCGTACAGCTACAGACGGCTCCAAGATTACATTTCCTATGTGTCTCTCTTCTGATCCTGTGAAGCAGAACCGAGACACATACACTGACGCAGTCAGGAGGTCCCTTTACTCTGACTTAGAACTGTGGTTGCCATGACAGCGTAGCATTTTATCTAATTTTCGTGTTTGTAGAATgacttgtttttcttgtttgtaTCTTGAGCTCAAAACACTTTTTGGGGGTATAAAAAGGAACAAATTCAGAAGCCTTGTTGCCTCGCTAAATTTATTTTTCCTGTGCAATGAATACAGTAGAATAATCAATTGCTATAACAATAAGTTTCTTGAAACTATTTTTTCTTAGACGTTTTTCTATAAATATTGGAACAAAGAGAAGAGAACTCAAGCAAGGAAATTCATCTAATTCATACACTTTGACCTATTGTATATCCATTTTGCGTCAAAGGtcacagaataaaataaaacacccaGAGACTCAACCTATATTTACTAGTGTATTCCCAACATCCACTCGATTAGTCTTGTATTTTGGTTtatgtgtgagagacagacatttccTCCTCTTAAACAAGAGAAGAAGATAGGTTGGGAGTAAGGTTGCAATTTTTTGGGAATATTCAAAGGTGGTAACTTTCTGTGAGTATTAATGTGAATATATGGGATTTAATAGGAATATgggaataaatgaaaataaatgcaaacaaattTTAATACCATTTAAATGGTGAGGTTTATTGCATTGGATATAGGTACCATAtcatatgcacacacaaacataagcCGTTTACCTTAAGTAGACATAATTGCAAATGATGAAATCCTCCCAAtagaaataaacacatttcaaatgggATGCTTTCCCTACAACAAAAGAAAGGGAGTATTGAATGATGTGTTCCCAATGATCCATCGCATCCCTCAAAAACCTTTTCAACATACATCTGAAGCTTTGGTTTTCTTCCTCTCAGGCCTCCATATCTTCTCCCAGGACCTCCTCAAAGTTCACTTCTTGAACATCAGAATCTGAGGCCTCATCATCACTTTCCAACCCTATTGAGGATGGCTCAAACTGGGACCAGTGGCACTCTGAGATGACTGATGTTGGAACATGGAGGATGATGGAGGCAACAGGGGAAAGAGCCTAAGTTCCACAAAATCCCTTCCACCAGCTGGCTGAAGAAATGTTGGGACGACTGCCATATTGCATGTCCCTCCCAAAGCCCTTGCTTAGAAGTGTACTTTGCCAGactgacaaagaaaataatctTCCCCTAATCCAGGCCAAGGTGACGAGACATGGTAGTGGTGACACCACAGGCTCTTACCAGCATACTTGGGGTATGCAAGCAAAAACATTATAAGCTAACTATTTTGATGAATTTAAGCAAAAAGGCTTAACTTCCTATGGAAAATATATGTAAAGATTCTAGAAATTTCCCAGAAAGTCTTCAACCCCTTTGAAATCCAGGTGGGTGTACACTACAATGTGCTTACTATAGATTGTTGTGTAGTATAACTGTATGTTAAGTTGTCTTATAGTTATCTTCATAGTTAGGTTATCATTGTAATTATCTTCCCTTTAGCTAAAGATCTACTGTAAAGGTTACAAGGCTATAGGAATAAGACTTCATCCTGTACAATATTAAATTGCAATCCTAACCTCTAAAAGCTATGTCAGTTAGTTTTCTGTGAGGGAATGAAGAGTCCATGCAGATCCAGGTGAACACTGGCATCGATTGAGGCACGAGCAATTTCTTCAAAGTTTTTCGCATTGAGGACAAGCATGAAGGGGGATTTATTTGGATTTAGAGAGACAATTGAGGACAAAATGACTCCTGAAAAAACAAGTCAGAAAATAGATTCATTGATTGTGTCATAATGACATTATACTACTTGTCAAAGCTGAATAAAGGCTTCTGAACTGGCTCTCACCATCATCCTCCTCCATAGCTCCTGGTGAGGCAACAAAAACTGGCTCAGAGGGGTaacattcttcctctgtccactcTATGTGCTTCTTGGTCAGAATGTCCACCTTCCCAATCTGTAGTAAAGTAACACAAACTGCAGCATGTCAGAGTGAGAAATGAGGAACACCTACTTTTCTTTATTACTAAGGAGGattagtaaaatattttacctTATTCGGGAATGGAGTCCATTCCACTCTCGAGCCATAAAAATAACGGTATTTCTTGCCGTTGAATTTGTAGTTTATGCCTGGCAACTCCAAACCTGTTGGTTTGTACATGGAGttgctggatgtttttttgAGTTTAATTCCATTTTAAGCGATGTAGCATGTGATGTCTGTTAATGATATGTCATGAAACTCATTTTAATGTTCAATGGAAATCACTCACCTGCAAATATTGTGTCAGGCTGGCAATATACAGAGCCATCATCTTGCATCACTGCCTTGGCTGTTGTGTTTTTGAGCATCACCATGTTTGTTCCTTTTGTTGTATCCTATATCAGATACACAGTCTTCATTTTAGGTATAAACTTGTTAACACTTTAGTTGAAGCAAATTCTTCTGCAGTTGTGAactattatattttaaataaagtatAAATTCAAGTTTAGGCAAATTTGCACAAAATGTCCACTTAAATGCGATACTTTGATTCAGTGTGTAAGGTGCTTTGAATGTTATGACAGTTCATAGGAACTGCTTCATGAGTACACTACTAGCATATGCATGTTGACTTTGGTGCTTTATATATTGTACCTTGTCAACATTGAGGGGCAAGACAAATCTCTGGCAGATTGGCTGGGAGAAGTTGACCTTGTCTTCTATGAATTTGTTGCTTTCCTCTCTCATGTTTGCTAAGTAGAACATTTCATACAGATTACTGTCTTTGTAGGTGATCATATCAAACACCACATGGTTGTCGTCCTCGTAGGCATTAATGTGGTGGAAAACTACCAGAGCATCTGTATAGAACTTGGTGGATACTGCTTTACCAGTCTTCTTGTCGACCAGGTGGATTAGAGTCTAAAGAACAGCAAGGGCACAACCAGAAAATACGTAAATAATAATGAGTGTTGATAGAGTAATTTGAaggtaaaaattatatttacatgcTGCTGAAAAAAGAACGGCATAACTTACAATGTCCTCTTTGTCGTATTTCAGGCAGCTACCCCAGGTGGATCCCCTGAAGTTAGCTGTGGCCAGTCTGAGGATGTCCAGTTTGAATGGCTGCTCGACAAAGATGATGTAATTCTCAGACATGCCAAAGCTATGGAAGTAGCTTGGGAAGAGGGTTGAGCGAAATGGTATATTGCAGACCTGCTCCACCTCCTCTAATGCAGGCTTCTTGCCCTCCTTATCTggataagaaaataaaattgtgCGGTGTAAATTTCCATACAGAAGGTCAAGTGAGTCTTAACATCTTTTGAGTTCATAAGAGACCACACtattttgtataatttatgctcttaataatattttttctttaaatatctACACAACCTACATGTTCAGAGTTGAAGGATGTTATTAAAAATTAAACTAATTAATACAAATATCACGACCCatgggagggaccataaggggccggtgtgaagaggatcgggcggcagtcgaaggcaggggcctagacaacccgatctctggacacggaaactagctctagggacatggaatgtcacctcgctggcggggaagaagcctgagttagtgcgtgaggttgagaggttccgattagaggtagtcgggatcacctctacgcatggcttgggctctggaaccacactccttgagagaggatggactcttcaccactctggagttgcccatggtgagaggcggcgggctggtgtgggtttgcttatagctccccagctctgccgccatgtgttggagtttaccccagtgaacaagagggtcgtttccctgcgcctacgggtcggggataggtctctcactgttgtttgtgcccacgggccgaacggcagtgcagagtacccgaccttcttggagtctctgggaggggtgctggaaagtgctccgactggggactctatcgttctactgggggacttcaacgcccacgtgggcaacaacagtgacacctggaggggcgtgattgggaggaacggcccccctgatctgaacctgagtggtgttcagttattggacttctgtgctagtcacagtttgtccataacgaacaccatgttcatgcataagggtgtccatcagtgcacgttgtcgccggttctgttcgtaatttttatggacagaatttctaggcgcagccaggggccggagggtgtcaggtttggagaccacacaatttcatctctgctctttgcagatgatgttgttgtgttggccccttctaaccaggaccttcagcatgcactcggacggtttgcagccgagtgtgaagcggtggggatgaaaatcagtacctccaaatccgaagccatggtcctcagtcagaaaagggtggcttgcccacttcaggttggtggagagtgcctgcctcaagtggaggagtttaagtatctaggggtcttgttcacgagtgagggaaggatggaacaggagattgacagacggatcggtgcagcttctgcagtaatgcagtcgatgtatcggtctgtcgtggtgaagaaagagctgagccgcaaggcgaagctctcgatttaccagtcaatctacgttcctactctcacctatggtcatgagctttgggtcatgaccgaaaggacaagatcccggatacaggcggccgaaatgagctttctccgcagggtggcggatcccttagagatagggtgagaagctcggtcacccgggaggagctcagagtagagccgctggaacgccttcctgggaaggtgttccggtcccgtcccaccgggaggagaccccggggaagacctaggacacgctggagggactatgtctccgggctggcctgggaacacctcggtgtccccccggaagagctagaggaagtctgggcatccctgcttagactgctgcccccgcgacccggccccggatatgcagaagaagatggatggatggaatacaaatatttaaaatacaaaaatatttctcagtttctcaaACCTCTGGCAGCCATGACTGTGAATCCCTTTGAATAATATGCTACTCTCGTGGGGCAACAAATATCCTTTGTGTTGTCCCAATTGCTCAAGTTCAGGTAAGGAAACACTGACGGCCAGTACTATTCTTTCATTgtttatcatttttaaatcagGACTAAGCCATATGTAATGTATGGAACACAGgtgagagcaataacaacaAGGAACAGTATTCTATGCTctaaatgagagagagagggctccTGGACCATTTCAGTCTTTGGCATTAGTGCAGTTGTCTCTATTACATGAATAGAAACTATAATATATCccatggttaggttttcagAAGCTTGAGGCGGGTTTTACTCTAAAATATAACTTTTAGAAAACCATGTAATATCAAATTGTAAAATACCAAAATAATGAATCAGTCTTTTACCAGGATCTTTtagtctctctcattctgttaGTGTTGAACTGACtgcaattatttttgaaatatgtcCGCAGCCTGGGGAAAATCTAAATGTTCATACCTGATGCATCGACTGGAACCTTGAAGATGACATACTTGGGCATGCCAAATCTCATGAGGGCGATTCCCATGTTATATGTGTTTCCCTCTTCATCGTAGTGAGGGTGTGCAGTCGCCAAGTTCAGAGCAATATGCTTCCTGTAGTTCATCTGACATTGTGATAATAGATTATATCCAGTAGTAATAGATTACATGTACAACAGTGATTATTTCAACAAATTTGAATTTACCTTTCCAATTACTTCCAGGGTAACTGGGTCAATTTGATTTATGTAGTTGATTTCTGATGAGGCATAGTAGTCCTCACCATATCTGATAATGTTTATCAGGTTGTTATCGGTGAAGTCAGGGATGGCAGCAAGAAGGTAGGAGAATGCTCTTGGGAAAAAGGAATTGTGTTGCACttattatttttgacaaaacagTATTATCTCTTGATATCCATgaaaggaacattttaaaacaagaacATATTAGctaaaaaattatgtttaataTGCAATTATTTACttggaaaacatgtttttgcaggGATCAGGATAAATCATGGTCCCAAATTCTGACACAACAATCTTGTTTGCTTTAGTGTTTTTCTGGAAGGTGTCACTCCTTAGGAATTTACTTCTGTAGTACACATCACCTGTAAAACAGTTCAACTCTCAGCCCCATTCAGCCACTTGTGTAAGCATATACCATTGTGGACATTTTTCATGTattgtctctgtctcaccaTCTTTGAAGGTAAAACTATGAATTAAGGCCATGCCATCAAACCAGTGATTGTATTCCGTATCTCCTACTTTAAAAAGACCTGGCCCATTACGTAGCAACGTCCCCTGTAGCCATTCAGGGATACATCCTGCCAACACAGAGGTCACAGGATATAcaacaaatgtttaaattgtTGCCTTATTTTCATGCactaaaccaaaaaaaaacaatggagcTGATCCCAGAAATGGATTTGGCAATGGAGTAAGACCCTTTATTTAAAGAAGTCGTCGCATAATGGGACACCACTGTCCTTAATCTCTGTGTGGTGGCGTGACACTagacagttttctttgtcttatGACAGTGTTTACTGCCTACCATTGCCACATAATAGACATGAATGCGCCTGTACTCACATTTATTATACACATTCTTTtgtctatatatacatatatggcAAATCTGATTATAAATGCTGTTGAAAGTTCACAAGATAAGTCATTTACAGGACTATTCTTTGTGATGAATCAGtagcagtatatatatatattcttaaatatatgtatatatatatatatatatatatatatatatatatatatatatgtatatatatatatatatatatatatatatatatatatataagaataCTAACATCAGAATATTGCGCATTTACTTGTTAATATGATAATACATTTAAGCTACTCTTACATATAAAGGGGAAGGGTAAGCCTACCTGTTATTTCTGCTTTGACAGGTTCAGGCGATTCAGTCCCATTCTTGCCAAAAATCACTTGAGCCATTTTCTACCCTTACTATTAGCTGTGTTTTCCTGTATCTCATGAGGTATTGTTCTGTGATCTGGTGGTTTATTTTCGACTAGGGTAGGTTAAATTAGACTATGTCATCTACCGATGGGTCCGTTTATGTCTCCAAGATCAATAGAGCAGGggtaaaattcaaaatgtattgcatAACACATGATTGTATTACACTTACTGTCGTCATGTCTCTTGCTCTGCAGTATACACAGACATACCCCTTTCAGTTATGTGGCAAATTAACTTGCAATGTGGCCATTTCAAAAGATTAATGGTGGAGTTGTAAAATTACCTTATCTGTTATCTAAATTCCAATTTTGTGCAAAATGATCTCTTATTCAAACATGGATAAGGTCTGTTATCTAAATAACAGATAAAGCCATAATAATTCTAGCATCTGGCAATAACACTTCATAGGTTTTGTTTGCCATCATCCTAGTGTAATTTGTGTAACCTGTTTGGCATCTTGTTGACATACATAAAACACCTTGAACTTCATTCCACAAAATCCAAATGAAAAATCTAATATTCTTCATATCCTGGATTGTCCTTAGTTAAATGGAAAATGGAGAGAATGCTTAAACTTTGGACCTGTTTATTTGCCTTTATCTGTGCACATAATTGGCTATACACATTTATGGTTTTGCAGGACAATTCTGCTTACATTTATTACTTGCAGCTGTCCCCAACAATATGTCACTAATTCGATTGTAGAAACATGTGAGCTAAAATGTCAAAAGAAACTCCAAACTTCATGTTCTTATTttcaaaaaagacaaaacaatttTAGAATTCACCATATTGgcagatttatttaatttttcaaCTGAGGATGTCAAAGAAAATTCTGAAGAGCAGGAAATGGCAATCCGGCATCAAATAGATCACATAACAAaccattttgtttaaatgaagTGAGTAAATAATCTCTAGTATTACATAACTGAAACATCAGGATGTTGTTTATCTAGGCCAATTGCTGAAAAACCTGTATAAAATTAATCTACACCAGGAAGCTGCAGAGTATTCCATCAATGCTACCCTTCAAAGCACATACACAAAGATGTATgatattgtttttaatgtccACAGAAAGGACCAAGGTCAAGCCAGGAGCTGCACTTCATCTGCcagtttggtgtgtgtgtgtgtgtgtgtgtttgtgtgtgtgtgtgtgggcataaAGTAAGTACTGCAACTAGGTAGAATAGTTAATATTGTAGAACAAAGGcagctgtaaaaaaatataggaaaatttacaataaataaattacacttgAGGGAACTGAtagagaaaaacaacagaaaatatatgtttCTATTGTATAGGAATGAAAAGtagctaaataaaaacaatggcagtaaatatacagtaatacATATACTTTGTTTGAAATATGTTGTAAATATTGACTACTGCAATTCAATTATTGCAATGTTTGTGCTCTTATGCTATTGTTTCATGTATGACTGGGAGACATTTGGAGTAGGCATTGTGAAAATGATCCTCTCTCTAAAACATGCCCATTGATACCCCTCCCAAACATTTTACTGCTTTTATATGAATCGGTTCTTTAAAAAATGAAAGCCTAATGATGACagcaattattataatataactTGTAATAGTACTAGCTCTAGTGACAAAATCAGACGGCCACCATATAATAGGCCTAAGAATATTATTTGCAAAGATAATGCTATTAAGTTACAATATGTACTCTGTATGGGATTTCGTACAATATAGAGGCAAGCTGTGGTTTATGGGTGGTCAATAGACAGTATGTGTGCTACATGCCTCTCTGCTTCAACCTAATGTCGTTATCTTTTATCAGATGGATTACTGAACAATGCATCATTGAACAATGAATAACTGCATCATTAGCAAATAAATCATCACTTCATGCCTCATAAATCACAGAGTTTTTTGTATTCCTCTCAATTACTAAATATCCTTGAGTCAACATCATGCAACTGGCCAAAGGTACTATGCCATCCAAACACAGATGTTTTTGCTTTTGTAAAACTCACTATACCAAAAAAATGCAATGTGATGCATTtcaaattaaacacaaaaaacaaggaTATCCCTATAGTCTATAAAATTATGGAtctacacagtaaaaaaaagaaaatgctcatacagtggggagaacaagtatttgatacactgccgattttgctgatTTTCCCGattttcccaattacaaagcatgtcgaagtctgtaatttttaacataggtactcttcaactgtgagtgacggaatacggactttcagctcccttcaaagattttctattgggttctggtctggagactggctaggccactcatggactttgagatgcttcttatggagccactccttagttgccctggctgtgtgttttgggtcgttgtcatgctggaagacccagccacgacccatcttcaaatTTCAGACAACAAGATGcagctgtctctaattggggagcaCAGAAAACAGTACCACAGGGATGACGAGGCCCCTCTGCGGTAAGGTCCtaactgtggcccccaggcacatggagatgcctagaggcccccagccaggacctgaaaCTTAATGGAACCTATATGGTAAATAAACCCATCCTGAGACTTCCGGCAACAGGGACGTGCTAAGTTAGTCGTCCAGTGATAAGCTCCATGATGGAGTAACTAGTGATGggcattcgaggcttcattaccgttcttctagcagcaagATATTATGCTAGGAACGCTAACTCAGATGtactttttcaaaattaaaaccatcatttaaatatataaggcaatatataGTCACAATCTAGTtggtacattttgtttaatgtccgttccaatgttggtcttgtctgttcttttttacagactagattgttaactatattggcTTGTAAATTTcgatgatggcttttattttgaaaatgtaaatctgagtgctgccagcataatatcctgctgctaaaataacgctaatgaagcctcatttggccatcactaggtgTAACCATATACAGTGGCAAATCTATTTTACTGCCCATTAGATACTGTATCGCACTTGCgaaggaataaaaaaaagtgaatgctgggcTTGAAACTAGAAATTTGAACTAAATGTTATAGCAGAGGCCATGTCAACTACATCTGCTTTGCATCGCCACAGAATCATAGATTTACTTCAACCCAGGGTCATTGCATTGGAGCTGATCTGTTATGTGGTCAAAACTCAGTGTCCACTACTTTAGGTTTGTCGGTGAGTTCACCCAGAAACTTGATAAAGTTGACTATGAACTATTCAGGAAACCAATACAATCTACATAAGGGCTGTTACACAGTGTTCAGCAATGTATGACATCACTTTATGACATTAGTGAATGGCAAACGTGTATGACCACGAAATACAGGGATCCTTTTATAATGGAACAGGAACAAACTCCAGGGGATCTCCCCTGACTTTTCTCTACTGACCAtggtgggtgtgtctgttcttGGCTCTGGACCTATCTGACCAGTCTAATCCAGCTCCTCTCCATACCATGTATCTAGGAAACCCTGCTTTTACGAGCACTGCCTGGATAACCTCAAACTCTCACTTGTGCACTTACTTCCTCTCAATGAATTATCACCGCGCCAGGCTGTCTCTATACCTCCCTCAGGGTTGTACCTAACATAAACAGAGAGATAAAATAGGATACTAAGATCTAAGGCAGTTCAAACTCAATCATCTGAAAAAGACTTGTTGTAAGTCTatcaattatgtttattttaatccTCCTTTTCTTTATTTGTGCCTGGGTGACAAGTGGGAACAATAGATCTATGGGGCCATGTCAGcttttttgagtgaggaacaacaaggttaaaataaagagaccactgcaaattgaatgctaaGGTTCCTCACACAAAAATTGAACAGCATTTTTAATACGGTTTAAAAGGCAGATGTTTGTGATCTACCATGGCTGATCCATATGGAGTTTTTGAAGGGTGCAATGTAAGTGTTTCAATTTATTGTAAGGTCTACATGCACCCTTATTTACTGTTGGAATTGTTCCTTAAGCTGCGAGGACTGATGCTGACAAGTATAATGAAAGCATTGGAGAACACCTCTAGCAGTTTAACTCCTCAGACAGTGCAGGTGATGGTCAGAGCTGTGGCAGGACTCACCAGCAAGGGGGATGAGCTTAGTGCCAATTCTCAGGTACACTTGAATCTCCTCATTAAGCACGATAACATGGATTACAAGATAGAAACACACAGGCCTTTTGATGAAAAGGGGCCAAGGAAAACATAATGCTATTTGGTTGATCTTTTCCAGCTACAAGCTAGCGCCCTGGTGGTAAATCTCAGTTCTTCCCTCCTGTCCATGAATGTCAGTGAGGATGGTGGTGATGTGATGATGGATGCAGCTACGCAAGTTGTGGAGGCAGTCAGCAATATCCTGGATGTCTGCTCAAACGTGAGCACATCTTTATTTCTATGACTGACAGTCGAATGACAGAAATGAAGTAGCTTTACTGAACAGTTTGTCTTTCACAGAAAGAAGTCTCCCAGTTACTTTTCATGAGCATGGACAAGGGAGGAAAGTTGATGAATCTCCTGTGATTATCAGCAGCGCTCAGATCAGTGTGTTTGTTCATTTTGTTGATGAACAGTTAGTTTGTCAGGTTTTTAAACTCTTCTTTGACCCACTATTTCCCACTTACAGATGCAGAGTTTGAAGAAAAACCCATTTTCATGGAATGAGGAGAAAGATATTAGTGGCACTGTTGGTTCTGTCTCACTGACAAGAGAAAATGGTTCTATCATCCCCATAGAGAACCTATCTGAGGAGATTGAGGTCAGAGCGCTGTATATCACTGCATATTCTATTCTACTGACATTCTGAGAATGCAACAACTCAAACCCTATGGGCTACAATAAAAGGAGTCCTCTGAGAAGGAAGCACCTGCCCCATTTGGCCAAACTGTGTATTTGAAAGATCTACTGTAAATGGCAAGATGTCTTATTCACCCACATCTTGTCAAAATCACGCCACGTAATGTACCGTATGAATATACGTTGTGTGGcatgataaatacattttatttaattgttgtaAAACATTAATATACGCGGgtcttttgtttctttctttcatacAGAGGAGAGATACACCTGGGTCCCAGTGAATTGTCAGGAAATGTTGATTCCCATTGTGAATCCAGGGATTCAATCCGTCAATGCCACTGTGACTGTTATCTCCATTGTTGCTCAGTGCAAGTATTGGGATGAAACCAAATACACCTGGAAACAAGATGGCTGTAAAGTAAGTGCAATATATACTACACAACAgcttataataaaaacaaagtcaCATCACAGCATCATTGTTACCCCTTATCTGGccaaaatgaaatatataaaccAACTGTGATCTTATTAGGTTGGTCCTATAACTTCATCATTGGTCACCCAGTGCTTATGTAACCATTTGACCTTCTTCGGGAGCTCCTTTTCGTCATGCCCAACCTCGTGGATGTTTCACGCTCAGCTCAGCTCTTTTCCACCTTTGCCAAAAACCCTGTGGTGGTGTGCTTTGTTGGTGCCATCTTCATAGCTTATCTCCTGGTGGTCATGTGGGCACGCAGGAAGGACATCCATGACACAATCAAAGTATGACTTGAAATTGTTACATGTTTTGGGACATGTTGTTGCGTGTGTGAGCTTCACCTTCAAGTGTTA is from Esox lucius isolate fEsoLuc1 chromosome 2, fEsoLuc1.pri, whole genome shotgun sequence and encodes:
- the bco1l gene encoding beta-carotene oxygenase 1, like; translated protein: MAQVIFGKNGTESPEPVKAEITGCIPEWLQGTLLRNGPGLFKVGDTEYNHWFDGMALIHSFTFKDGDVYYRSKFLRSDTFQKNTKANKIVVSEFGTMIYPDPCKNMFSKAFSYLLAAIPDFTDNNLINIIRYGEDYYASSEINYINQIDPVTLEVIGKMNYRKHIALNLATAHPHYDEEGNTYNMGIALMRFGMPKYVIFKVPVDASDKEGKKPALEEVEQVCNIPFRSTLFPSYFHSFGMSENYIIFVEQPFKLDILRLATANFRGSTWGSCLKYDKEDITLIHLVDKKTGKAVSTKFYTDALVVFHHINAYEDDNHVVFDMITYKDSNLYEMFYLANMREESNKFIEDKVNFSQPICQRFVLPLNVDKDTTKGTNMVMLKNTTAKAVMQDDGSVYCQPDTIFAGLELPGINYKFNGKKYRYFYGSRVEWTPFPNKIGKVDILTKKHIEWTEEECYPSEPVFVASPGAMEEDDGVILSSIVSLNPNKSPFMLVLNAKNFEEIARASIDASVHLDLHGLFIPSQKTN